The proteins below are encoded in one region of Pontibacter deserti:
- the pbpC gene encoding penicillin-binding protein 1C: MKQLTLKYKLIKRLPKQSRRWLSYTLVLLLPILSFLVLNQLYPLTINVSYSPVITASDGSVINAFLSSDDKWRMQLEAGEINPVLKKAVLLKEDRYFYFHPGINPVAIVRAAINNVTQSKTTSGASTITMQVARLLYPKERTYLNKLTEIFRALQLEYTYSKDEILQLYLNLVPFGGNIEGIKAASVLYFQQSPKQLSLAQAVTLTVIPNKPSSLRIGEQNARIVEFRNKWLNYYKQEQAFKEDAVEDALHEPLEATRLQAPKVAPHFAYRMFSKYKNQPIIKTTLNRQVQEKVEQLAYNYMQRLRYQNIHNAAVLVINNETKAVEAYLGSADFSDAAHGGQVDGVRALRSPGSTLKPFLYATAIDKGLVTPKTIISDVPIDYAGYRPQNYFGNYNGNVTIEHALATSLNVPAVKLLDQVGVYTFVKKLQQADFTDLKQNGDQLGLSLILGGCGVKLEELTALYAAFANQGKYSPIRWLQQDTTMAEKQVFSPASAYMINQTLTQLLRPDLPHNAQNSAHLPKIAWKTGTSYGRKDAWSIGYNKKFTVGVWVGNFSGEGVPELNGTDSATPLLFDIFNAIDYNSPNKWFSPPKTIANRAVCVENGQPGNSFCHDLVMDTFIPGISPVAKCSHLKKVAVSADEKYAYCTSCQPLSGITQKWYPNYAPEILTFYDSEHIPYQRIPGHNPNCSRIFQEFAPVITSPTAEMEYILEQEERQKLMLHCNAHNEVKQVHWYINDRFIKTAAANEKVFFEPQRAGKYKISCTDDQGRNTNSYITVQFL; this comes from the coding sequence ATGAAACAGCTAACCCTGAAGTATAAACTGATAAAACGGCTACCAAAGCAAAGCAGGAGGTGGCTGAGTTATACTTTGGTCTTGCTGTTGCCTATACTTTCATTTTTAGTTCTGAACCAGCTATACCCACTAACTATAAATGTTTCATATTCACCGGTAATTACAGCTTCGGATGGCAGTGTTATCAATGCGTTTCTGAGCAGCGACGACAAATGGCGGATGCAACTGGAAGCGGGTGAAATTAACCCTGTGCTGAAGAAAGCGGTGCTGCTGAAGGAAGATCGATATTTCTATTTCCATCCGGGTATAAACCCTGTGGCTATAGTTCGGGCTGCAATCAACAATGTTACGCAAAGTAAAACTACTTCCGGAGCATCTACTATAACCATGCAGGTGGCAAGACTGCTATACCCTAAAGAGCGAACATATCTTAATAAACTCACAGAAATATTCAGGGCGCTGCAACTGGAGTATACCTATAGCAAAGACGAGATCCTGCAACTTTACCTGAACCTGGTACCGTTCGGAGGTAATATCGAAGGTATAAAAGCGGCATCTGTTTTATACTTTCAGCAATCGCCTAAGCAGCTGAGCCTGGCGCAGGCCGTTACCTTAACAGTTATCCCAAACAAGCCTTCTTCGTTGCGCATCGGGGAGCAAAATGCCCGTATTGTAGAGTTCCGTAACAAATGGCTGAATTATTATAAACAAGAGCAAGCATTTAAGGAAGATGCAGTTGAAGATGCCTTACACGAACCACTGGAAGCTACCCGTCTGCAGGCTCCTAAAGTAGCGCCGCACTTTGCCTACCGCATGTTCAGCAAGTATAAAAATCAGCCGATCATCAAAACCACACTTAACCGGCAGGTGCAGGAAAAAGTAGAGCAATTAGCATATAATTACATGCAGCGGCTGCGTTACCAGAACATTCATAATGCAGCCGTGCTGGTCATTAATAACGAAACAAAGGCAGTAGAAGCATATTTGGGCTCTGCTGATTTCTCTGATGCGGCACATGGCGGGCAGGTAGATGGTGTGCGGGCTTTGCGCTCTCCAGGTAGTACATTAAAGCCTTTCCTGTATGCCACAGCTATAGATAAAGGCTTGGTTACACCTAAAACTATCATCAGCGATGTACCCATTGATTATGCCGGCTACCGCCCACAGAACTACTTCGGAAACTATAATGGGAACGTAACTATAGAACATGCCCTGGCTACGTCGCTGAACGTGCCGGCTGTAAAATTATTGGACCAAGTGGGTGTGTACACCTTTGTAAAAAAACTGCAACAGGCCGACTTTACAGACCTGAAGCAAAATGGTGACCAGTTAGGGTTATCGCTTATACTTGGGGGCTGCGGTGTTAAGCTGGAAGAACTAACTGCACTTTATGCCGCCTTTGCCAACCAGGGAAAGTATAGCCCGATCCGGTGGCTGCAACAGGACACAACTATGGCGGAGAAACAGGTATTCTCTCCTGCCTCAGCCTACATGATCAACCAGACGCTTACCCAGCTGCTTCGTCCGGACCTGCCGCACAATGCCCAGAACAGTGCACATCTGCCTAAAATAGCCTGGAAAACCGGAACATCGTATGGCCGCAAAGATGCCTGGAGCATTGGCTATAATAAGAAGTTTACTGTTGGGGTGTGGGTTGGCAATTTTTCCGGCGAGGGCGTGCCCGAACTAAATGGAACAGACTCCGCCACTCCGCTGCTTTTTGATATCTTTAACGCCATCGACTACAACAGTCCGAATAAATGGTTCTCACCGCCTAAAACCATTGCCAATAGAGCTGTATGTGTTGAAAACGGCCAGCCTGGCAACAGCTTTTGCCATGACCTGGTGATGGATACATTTATACCTGGCATCTCTCCTGTTGCCAAGTGCTCACACCTCAAAAAAGTAGCTGTTTCTGCTGATGAAAAGTATGCTTATTGTACCAGTTGTCAGCCATTGTCCGGCATCACACAAAAATGGTATCCGAACTATGCCCCGGAAATCCTGACCTTTTATGACTCAGAACATATCCCATACCAGCGCATACCTGGCCATAACCCGAACTGCAGCCGTATTTTCCAGGAGTTTGCACCTGTTATTACATCACCAACTGCAGAAATGGAGTATATCCTGGAACAGGAAGAGCGGCAGAAACTGATGCTACACTGCAACGCCCACAACGAAGTAAAACAGGTACACTGGTATATCAATGATAGATTTATAAAGACTGCAGCAGCTAACGAGAAAGTATTCTTTGAGCCACAGAGAGCTGGAAAGTATAAGATATCCTGCACCGACGACCAGGGACGCAACACGAACAGCTACATTACCGTGCAGTTTCTGTAA
- a CDS encoding alpha-2-macroglobulin family protein, whose product MKKTSLSCSLPFWYIILILVFISSCKGKSDELLLESRNFEQQIAQEQNLVFKFDKELVPDSLLNDWDTIPYISFNPAVPGKFKWTAPDELVFSPSRPFAPSTNYQAELTDNLLHHSKTKYKIPAGQGFTFHTPYVALTKTKTYWTLNENNPTQLEANLLLSFNYPVDLPSLRENLRVYQGRTGLPIEVVSSNRESIAVKLKGVSQATDEAIPVLLSINKGLTMPGSTYQTTLTIEREVELPSRRQMQVTEVATAFEEGQERIYVFTTQPISNADLRSTVSIDPQREFTVERLENGLVLKGNFSGQENYTLTISGNLAGVAGKELGRDYRHPVTFQTLQPTVAFANPKSIYLSSQGSRDIALNLVQVPRIKVSIGKVYENNILRYLQDGKMYDGFYDEEAEEYYESSYYDVNDNNGNIIFEREYDTKSLRKQGSSRLLNLDLNDLDFDSQFKGLYVITVSSTDKNWLKDSKIVSVSDIGLIAKQGKNDVVVFANSIRNATTMEGVEIRFISTNNQVIHKATTDKDGVARFSNINKAAPDFKMGLITARLGNDFNYMPYSQTQVNTSRFDVGGKRLGELNYDAFIYGDRDLYRPGDTVHVNTVIRTPSWKTIAGLPVKIKLLLPNGKEYRSIKGKLNKEGAATANFILNTAAVTGTYTIEVYSGNDVLLNSHKIGVEEFMPDRLKVTATLNKTAFVPGDKLIVNLTAQNLFGPPAANRNYEIQLSLKKKIFEPKNYPDYNFDIKTSGTVDIQNSVRQGQTDAQGKGQETFELTGYQDIGLLDGSVYTTVFDESGRPVNRLSKFDVSTQQAFYGIRKFDSYVSTRRQMNIPLLALNRNGKPVSTTARVQLVRYTYESVIERYSDNYNYKSQRKENVVLNKTITIPAGGGTFNFTPVSSGEYELRVMRPGAYNYVAQEFYAYGWGDTESTSFAVNTEGVVDIALDKETYEVGDKAKVLFKSPFAGKILVTVEQDKVLSHYYLKTDKKAASLTLPILSEHLPTAYITATAIRQVKDNRMPLTIARGFKPVTVTAKSTKLDVAIAAPEVSRSNKLQQVKIKTAPNAEVTLAVVDEGILQLKDYKTPDPHGYFYQKRALETEAYDLYPYLFPELGGRSSVGGDGYDLEKRINPLTSKRVKLVSLWSGHLKTNSNGEATVKVKIPEFSGAVRVMAVAYKGSAFGSAEKMMRVSDPVVISTALPRFVSPKDTLLVPVTLSNTTAKKATASSAITVTGPLRVFGPATRSASINPNSEAQVTYKLVAAPGIGQAKVTIAVNALGEKFSNNTDITVRPTAPLTKITDAGSIKDGGTADIKLTHDFIPSSVASKLVISNSPLAQFTDDITFLLRYPHGCLEQTTSTAFPLLYYTDLAKSLQQTQKNRTYNPNYLVQEAITKIELMQQYDGGFTYWPGAEQTDWWSSTYATHFLLEAKKAGYPVTQQVLDKALTYLQRKVKGKGMEEYRYYNPARQVQSKYIASRETAYSLYVLSIASKPDWATMNYYKAKPELLSLDSRYLLASTYAINGRRESFNQILPRSFSGETSVRALDGSFYSPMRDMAISLNSLIEADQDNPQVATLARHLSEELRSKRWYNTQERAFALMALGKLAKRSAGNATAQVMQNGKVIGTYNGRDLVLQEKLKSGTVSLRGTGKGTLYYFWEMEGISQSGKYKQEDSYMQVRKAFFNRDGKQISNNTFKQNDLVIVRIALKSLDGRTIPNVAITDMLPAGFEIENPRLMSEREFVWIQKQQPAIPDHTDIRDDRINIYTTAKPTEQYFFYQVRAASKGTFRLGPVGADAMYNAEYHSYHGAGTVMVK is encoded by the coding sequence ATGAAAAAAACATCCTTATCCTGCTCTTTACCATTCTGGTATATCATTCTTATACTTGTCTTTATAAGCAGCTGCAAAGGCAAAAGCGATGAACTGCTGTTAGAAAGCCGAAACTTTGAGCAGCAAATAGCACAGGAGCAAAATCTGGTATTTAAATTTGATAAAGAGCTTGTACCAGATTCGTTACTGAACGATTGGGATACTATACCTTATATAAGCTTCAATCCGGCTGTACCTGGCAAGTTTAAATGGACGGCGCCTGACGAACTGGTCTTCTCCCCTTCCCGACCATTTGCGCCCAGCACCAATTACCAGGCCGAGCTGACCGATAACCTGCTTCACCATTCAAAAACTAAGTATAAAATACCGGCTGGCCAGGGCTTCACGTTTCATACCCCCTATGTGGCATTAACAAAAACCAAAACCTACTGGACCCTGAACGAAAACAACCCCACACAGCTGGAGGCTAACCTGCTGCTCAGTTTTAATTACCCTGTAGATCTACCATCATTGCGGGAGAACCTGCGCGTTTACCAGGGCAGAACCGGCCTACCGATTGAAGTAGTAAGCAGCAATCGCGAAAGTATAGCTGTGAAATTAAAGGGCGTTAGTCAGGCAACAGATGAAGCGATACCTGTGCTGTTAAGTATAAACAAAGGGCTAACCATGCCGGGCAGTACATACCAGACCACCCTAACTATAGAAAGGGAAGTTGAGCTGCCGAGCCGCCGCCAGATGCAGGTAACAGAAGTAGCTACCGCTTTCGAAGAAGGCCAGGAACGCATTTATGTTTTTACAACCCAACCAATAAGTAATGCTGATCTGCGAAGTACAGTAAGTATAGACCCGCAGCGCGAGTTTACGGTGGAAAGACTGGAAAACGGATTAGTGCTAAAAGGTAATTTCTCAGGTCAGGAAAACTATACTTTAACTATAAGCGGAAACCTGGCAGGCGTTGCGGGTAAAGAGCTAGGAAGAGATTACAGGCATCCGGTTACGTTCCAGACGCTGCAGCCAACTGTAGCATTTGCTAACCCTAAAAGCATTTACCTCAGCAGCCAGGGCTCCCGTGATATTGCCCTTAACCTGGTGCAGGTGCCGCGCATAAAAGTAAGTATAGGCAAAGTATACGAGAACAACATACTGCGCTACCTGCAGGACGGCAAAATGTATGATGGCTTTTACGACGAAGAAGCCGAAGAATATTACGAAAGTTCTTACTATGATGTAAACGACAATAACGGCAACATCATATTTGAGCGGGAGTACGATACCAAAAGCCTGCGTAAACAAGGAAGCAGCCGCCTGTTGAACCTAGACCTGAACGATCTTGATTTCGACAGCCAGTTTAAAGGGTTGTATGTGATAACAGTTTCCAGCACTGACAAGAACTGGCTGAAGGATTCTAAAATAGTCTCGGTTTCAGATATCGGGTTGATAGCGAAGCAGGGCAAAAATGATGTGGTGGTATTTGCCAACTCTATCCGGAATGCGACAACAATGGAAGGCGTAGAAATTCGTTTTATCAGTACCAACAACCAGGTCATCCATAAAGCCACTACCGATAAAGATGGCGTAGCCCGTTTCAGCAACATCAATAAAGCCGCTCCTGATTTCAAAATGGGCCTGATAACTGCCCGTCTTGGAAATGACTTTAACTATATGCCTTACAGCCAGACTCAGGTAAACACATCCCGGTTTGATGTAGGTGGTAAACGCCTGGGCGAGCTTAACTATGATGCCTTTATTTATGGCGACCGCGACTTGTACCGTCCTGGTGATACCGTGCATGTAAATACTGTTATCAGAACTCCATCCTGGAAAACTATAGCCGGATTGCCTGTAAAAATAAAACTGCTGCTGCCAAATGGTAAAGAATATCGAAGTATAAAAGGCAAACTGAATAAGGAAGGCGCCGCAACAGCCAATTTTATACTTAACACCGCAGCCGTTACGGGTACTTATACTATAGAAGTATACTCCGGAAACGATGTACTGCTGAACTCCCATAAAATTGGCGTGGAAGAGTTTATGCCGGACCGCCTGAAAGTAACTGCCACCCTTAATAAAACTGCTTTTGTACCGGGCGATAAACTTATCGTTAACCTGACGGCGCAAAACCTGTTTGGTCCGCCGGCAGCAAACCGCAACTACGAAATACAGCTTAGCCTGAAAAAGAAAATCTTCGAACCCAAAAACTACCCGGACTATAACTTCGATATTAAAACATCCGGTACAGTAGACATCCAGAACAGCGTGCGACAAGGGCAAACAGATGCGCAAGGCAAAGGCCAGGAAACATTTGAGCTTACCGGTTACCAGGATATAGGTTTATTGGATGGGTCGGTTTATACTACGGTATTTGATGAATCAGGAAGGCCGGTGAACAGGCTGAGCAAGTTTGATGTGAGCACGCAACAGGCATTTTATGGTATCCGCAAATTTGATAGTTATGTAAGTACCCGACGCCAGATGAATATTCCGCTGCTGGCCCTGAACCGAAATGGCAAACCTGTTTCCACTACTGCCCGCGTGCAGTTGGTGCGCTATACTTATGAGTCTGTTATTGAGCGCTACTCTGACAACTATAACTATAAATCGCAGCGCAAAGAAAATGTGGTGCTCAATAAAACGATAACTATACCTGCCGGTGGCGGCACCTTTAACTTTACGCCTGTATCATCAGGTGAGTATGAACTGCGGGTGATGCGGCCGGGCGCATATAACTATGTGGCGCAGGAGTTTTATGCCTATGGCTGGGGCGATACCGAAAGTACATCTTTTGCCGTGAACACCGAAGGCGTAGTAGACATTGCCCTGGACAAAGAAACCTATGAAGTTGGTGATAAAGCAAAAGTACTCTTCAAATCTCCTTTTGCCGGTAAAATACTGGTAACCGTGGAGCAGGACAAAGTGCTGAGCCACTATTACCTTAAAACCGATAAAAAAGCTGCATCGCTCACCTTGCCTATACTTAGTGAACACCTGCCGACAGCCTACATTACTGCAACTGCTATCCGACAGGTAAAAGACAACCGCATGCCGCTAACAATAGCCCGTGGTTTTAAACCTGTAACCGTAACTGCAAAAAGCACAAAGCTGGATGTAGCCATTGCAGCACCCGAAGTATCCCGGTCAAACAAGCTGCAGCAGGTAAAAATAAAGACCGCCCCTAATGCGGAAGTAACGCTGGCTGTAGTAGATGAAGGCATCCTGCAACTGAAAGACTATAAAACACCGGACCCGCACGGGTATTTTTACCAGAAACGTGCACTGGAAACCGAAGCATACGACCTCTATCCTTACCTCTTCCCGGAATTGGGCGGCCGTTCCAGCGTAGGCGGTGATGGCTATGACCTGGAGAAACGCATCAATCCACTTACATCAAAAAGAGTCAAACTGGTATCGTTGTGGAGTGGCCACCTTAAAACCAACAGCAACGGCGAAGCTACAGTTAAAGTTAAGATCCCGGAATTTTCGGGAGCTGTGCGCGTAATGGCCGTTGCTTACAAAGGCAGTGCATTTGGTTCAGCAGAAAAGATGATGCGCGTCTCAGACCCTGTTGTGATCAGTACGGCATTGCCACGTTTTGTAAGCCCGAAAGACACCCTATTAGTACCAGTTACGCTCAGCAATACGACAGCTAAAAAAGCAACTGCCAGCAGCGCAATAACAGTTACAGGACCTTTACGTGTGTTTGGCCCCGCAACCCGGTCAGCAAGTATAAATCCGAACTCCGAAGCCCAGGTAACCTATAAACTGGTAGCTGCGCCAGGTATAGGTCAGGCAAAAGTTACAATAGCCGTTAATGCACTGGGGGAGAAATTCAGCAACAACACCGACATTACAGTAAGGCCAACAGCACCTTTAACTAAAATAACAGATGCCGGAAGTATAAAAGATGGCGGCACTGCGGATATAAAGCTCACACATGATTTTATACCTTCATCCGTAGCATCAAAATTAGTGATCAGCAATTCGCCACTGGCGCAGTTTACAGATGATATTACCTTCCTGCTACGCTACCCGCATGGTTGCCTGGAGCAAACTACATCCACTGCTTTCCCGCTGCTGTACTATACAGATCTGGCAAAATCGCTGCAGCAGACACAGAAAAACAGAACCTATAACCCGAACTACCTGGTGCAGGAGGCTATCACTAAAATAGAACTGATGCAGCAATACGATGGTGGTTTTACTTACTGGCCCGGCGCTGAACAGACAGACTGGTGGAGCAGCACCTATGCCACACACTTCCTGCTGGAAGCGAAAAAGGCCGGATACCCGGTAACACAACAGGTACTGGATAAAGCCCTGACTTACCTGCAGCGCAAAGTAAAAGGCAAGGGCATGGAAGAGTACCGCTACTATAACCCCGCCCGGCAGGTGCAGAGCAAGTACATTGCATCGCGCGAAACAGCCTATTCGCTATATGTGCTAAGTATAGCCAGCAAACCTGATTGGGCAACCATGAACTACTATAAAGCCAAGCCTGAACTGCTCTCTCTGGACAGCCGCTACCTGCTGGCCAGTACCTACGCTATTAACGGTCGCCGCGAAAGCTTTAACCAGATCCTGCCCCGCTCCTTCTCAGGCGAAACGTCCGTTCGTGCCCTGGATGGCAGCTTCTATTCCCCGATGCGCGACATGGCTATTTCGCTGAACAGCCTGATAGAAGCAGATCAAGATAATCCGCAGGTAGCTACTTTGGCAAGGCACTTATCAGAAGAACTGCGGTCGAAACGCTGGTACAACACACAGGAACGGGCTTTTGCGTTAATGGCGCTTGGGAAACTGGCAAAACGAAGTGCAGGCAACGCAACAGCACAGGTTATGCAGAACGGTAAAGTAATTGGTACTTATAATGGTAGAGACCTGGTATTGCAGGAAAAGTTAAAGTCTGGCACTGTTTCACTTCGCGGTACTGGTAAAGGCACGCTGTATTATTTCTGGGAGATGGAAGGTATTAGCCAGAGCGGCAAGTATAAACAGGAAGATAGCTATATGCAGGTCCGCAAAGCCTTCTTTAACCGGGATGGAAAGCAGATCAGTAACAATACTTTTAAGCAGAATGACCTAGTTATAGTTAGAATTGCACTAAAATCCTTAGATGGTAGAACCATACCGAATGTGGCCATTACGGATATGTTACCAGCTGGCTTTGAGATCGAAAACCCACGACTGATGTCGGAGCGGGAGTTTGTTTGGATACAAAAGCAGCAACCTGCCATCCCGGATCATACCGACATACGTGACGACAGAATCAATATTTATACTACAGCCAAGCCAACTGAGCAGTACTTCTTTTACCAGGTTCGCGCTGCATCAAAAGGTACTTTTAGGTTAGGCCCAGTTGGTGCCGATGCCATGTATAATGCCGAATACCATAGTTATCATGGGGCAGGTACAGTAATGGTGAAGTAA
- a CDS encoding glycine zipper domain-containing protein, which yields MKKVISLALSLVLIVAVAFSASAQTERRGWSPQAKGAVIGGATGAAAGAIIHKRNRVVGGAVGAVVGAGAGYGVGKIIDNKQKKKEAERIAAANRAAAANRAANARMASSSRRSSAPASTKASTNALVATQQPALAYNTNSMAYLADNMFLPNPHFGDRDKPYHTSEYRRKSW from the coding sequence ATGAAAAAGGTAATCAGTTTAGCTCTAAGCCTTGTATTGATAGTTGCTGTTGCTTTTAGTGCATCGGCACAAACAGAACGCAGAGGCTGGAGCCCTCAGGCAAAAGGTGCAGTTATTGGTGGTGCTACTGGTGCTGCTGCAGGTGCAATCATCCATAAGCGTAACCGCGTTGTTGGTGGTGCTGTTGGTGCAGTAGTTGGTGCAGGTGCCGGTTATGGTGTTGGTAAGATCATCGATAACAAGCAGAAGAAAAAAGAAGCAGAGCGTATTGCAGCCGCTAACCGTGCAGCCGCCGCTAACAGAGCAGCTAATGCAAGAATGGCTTCATCAAGCAGAAGATCTTCTGCTCCTGCAAGTACTAAAGCTTCAACTAATGCACTGGTAGCTACTCAGCAGCCTGCTTTAGCTTATAACACAAACTCTATGGCTTATTTAGCAGACAACATGTTCCTGCCAAACCCTCACTTCGGTGACAGAGATAAGCCTTATCATACTTCTGAATACAGAAGAAAAAGCTGGTAA
- a CDS encoding YybH family protein yields MRSLIAMLAVAFLFTSCQKTEDVKVVQDLNKQFIDAWNSEDDSKVEAMLAEDVDFVQGEIHYSGKSEVADKWVNETIETIEDLRLNVVSSGIDKNIAYEAGTFSVDVKPEAPGQPGGEGEGNFILLWKKGEDGTWKLSYAQLEDLPVQAKM; encoded by the coding sequence ATGAGATCCTTAATTGCAATGCTTGCAGTAGCATTCTTGTTCACATCCTGCCAGAAAACCGAAGACGTTAAAGTGGTACAGGACCTGAATAAACAATTTATTGATGCCTGGAACAGTGAAGACGACAGTAAAGTGGAAGCCATGCTAGCCGAAGACGTAGACTTTGTGCAGGGCGAGATCCATTATAGCGGCAAGTCTGAAGTAGCTGATAAGTGGGTAAACGAAACCATTGAAACTATAGAAGACCTGCGACTGAATGTGGTAAGTTCTGGTATTGATAAGAATATAGCGTACGAAGCCGGTACATTTAGTGTGGATGTGAAACCTGAAGCTCCGGGTCAGCCGGGTGGCGAAGGCGAAGGTAACTTTATACTTCTCTGGAAAAAAGGGGAGGACGGAACCTGGAAACTTAGCTATGCCCAGTTAGAAGATTTGCCGGTACAGGCCAAAATGTAA
- a CDS encoding START-like domain-containing protein, translated as MMRSTKTKFIAEYPINASSRLLYPYLSTASGLAEWFCDDVKVEANKIYNFIWDGRSHFAEMTGFRTNRSVRFLFLDENRQHVSDPSYIDFSIESSELTQEQFLKVIDYSEEEDQEELAELWEHLMQNLREIVGG; from the coding sequence ATGATGAGATCTACAAAAACTAAATTTATTGCCGAATATCCGATTAACGCTTCTTCAAGATTACTGTACCCATACTTAAGCACTGCCAGCGGTTTGGCAGAATGGTTTTGCGACGATGTAAAAGTAGAAGCAAACAAAATATACAATTTCATCTGGGACGGTCGCAGCCATTTTGCTGAAATGACTGGTTTCCGTACTAACCGATCCGTACGTTTCCTTTTCCTGGATGAAAATCGCCAGCATGTTTCTGATCCATCTTATATAGACTTCTCAATTGAATCGAGTGAGCTTACACAGGAGCAGTTTCTGAAAGTAATAGATTATTCTGAAGAAGAAGACCAGGAAGAACTGGCCGAACTTTGGGAGCACCTGATGCAAAACCTGAGAGAAATAGTAGGCGGGTAG
- a CDS encoding LptF/LptG family permease, translated as MKKLDKLIIRSFIGPFILTFAVVEFILLTQYMLKYLDELVGKDLGASVFGELLFYFSLNMAPVALPLAALLSSLMTYGTLGEHHELTAIKTSGIALPRILRPVFFFTAVLAICAFFFNNNIVPKANLKAYSLLWDIRQTKPTMNFKEGAFYNGLPGYSIKINEKLGDGGTLRDVMIYDHTQGGNNSRVILADSGRMYTQHNEKYLVLELFRGNIYVNQNDGTFRGSNEQFVRQRFDESKIMFNLSSFDLSRTREEYFAENKMMKNITELKVVTDSLTKQNTDELAKFVTNVDPFYMYMKVDTTRSKFGGRATINKEVIKELPEPTLSTMVMAKNKARNIKSFTSSYIERVNSTVREANNFEIEIWKKYTQSASILVMFLIGAPLGAIIKKGGLGVPVIISIVFFIVMYVLSILGEKWAREGLVPVPVGMWASNAILIPIGLFFLYQARNDSSLLEIDFWRKLLTRLKRNKL; from the coding sequence ATGAAGAAATTAGATAAACTGATTATACGGTCGTTCATCGGCCCGTTTATACTTACATTTGCTGTAGTAGAGTTTATACTGCTCACACAGTACATGCTAAAATACCTCGACGAGTTGGTTGGTAAAGACCTTGGTGCGAGCGTGTTTGGCGAACTCCTTTTCTACTTCAGCCTTAATATGGCTCCTGTAGCCCTGCCGCTGGCGGCGCTGCTTTCGTCGCTTATGACCTATGGTACTTTAGGCGAGCACCACGAACTAACTGCCATCAAAACTTCCGGTATTGCTCTGCCACGCATCCTGCGCCCGGTTTTCTTTTTTACAGCAGTACTCGCAATTTGCGCCTTTTTCTTCAATAATAATATAGTACCTAAAGCTAACCTCAAAGCTTATAGTTTGCTTTGGGATATCAGGCAGACCAAACCTACCATGAACTTTAAGGAGGGTGCTTTTTATAATGGTCTACCGGGGTATAGTATAAAAATAAATGAAAAGCTAGGAGACGGAGGTACGTTACGCGATGTAATGATCTATGATCATACCCAGGGAGGCAATAATTCCAGGGTTATACTTGCCGACTCCGGGCGTATGTACACCCAGCATAATGAAAAGTATCTCGTTTTAGAGTTGTTCAGAGGTAATATTTATGTGAATCAGAACGACGGGACTTTCCGTGGATCCAACGAACAGTTTGTTCGACAGCGTTTTGATGAAAGCAAGATCATGTTCAATCTTTCTTCTTTTGACCTAAGCCGTACCCGCGAAGAGTACTTTGCTGAAAACAAAATGATGAAGAACATCACCGAACTTAAAGTTGTGACAGATTCTCTTACTAAACAGAATACTGACGAGCTCGCTAAGTTTGTAACCAATGTAGATCCTTTTTATATGTATATGAAAGTGGATACTACGCGATCTAAGTTTGGCGGCAGAGCAACTATCAATAAAGAAGTAATTAAAGAGTTGCCGGAGCCAACTTTATCTACAATGGTGATGGCTAAAAATAAAGCCCGAAATATTAAGAGTTTTACATCCAGTTACATTGAGCGCGTAAACAGCACAGTACGCGAAGCCAATAACTTTGAAATTGAGATCTGGAAGAAATATACTCAATCAGCCAGCATCCTGGTAATGTTCCTGATAGGGGCTCCGCTAGGTGCTATTATAAAGAAAGGTGGTTTGGGGGTACCGGTAATCATTTCGATCGTCTTCTTTATAGTTATGTATGTGCTTTCTATACTTGGCGAGAAATGGGCACGCGAGGGATTGGTACCTGTGCCGGTAGGGATGTGGGCATCTAATGCTATACTTATACCTATAGGCTTGTTCTTCCTGTACCAGGCTCGAAACGACTCCAGTTTATTGGAAATTGATTTCTGGCGTAAATTACTTACCAGGCTGAAGCGCAATAAATTGTAA
- the rpsO gene encoding 30S ribosomal protein S15: MKLTTEAKQEIFEKHGISKSKTDTGSAESQIALFTTRITDLTEHLKIHKKDFSTRLGLLKLVGKRRRLLNYLQKIDIERYRAIISELGIRK, from the coding sequence ATGAAATTAACTACTGAAGCGAAACAAGAAATTTTCGAAAAGCACGGCATAAGCAAGTCTAAAACTGACACTGGTTCAGCTGAGTCTCAGATCGCGCTTTTCACTACACGCATTACTGATCTTACAGAGCACCTGAAGATTCATAAAAAAGATTTCAGCACCCGCCTGGGCCTTCTGAAACTGGTAGGTAAAAGAAGAAGATTGCTTAACTACCTTCAGAAAATCGATATCGAAAGATACAGAGCTATCATTAGCGAGCTAGGTATCAGAAAATAA